A stretch of the Massilia varians genome encodes the following:
- a CDS encoding amino acid aminotransferase, protein MTSTASASLFGAIDMAPRDPILGITEAFNADTNPAKINLGVGVYYDDNGKVPLLQCVQKAEAKLMEQPAPRTYLPIEGLAAYDRAVQDLVFGADSLVIQEKRAITVQALGGTGALKLGADFLKRFAPDSSVYISDPSWENHRALFESAGFAVNNYTYYDPATHGVNFDGMLASLTSMPRGSIVVLHACCHNPTGADLSQEQWGQVIAAVVDNGLVPFLDMAYQGFGAGIAEDGAVVRRFAETGIPLLVSNSFSKSFSLYGERAGALSIVATSAEEAARVLSQLKRVIRTNYSNPPTHTAKVVAMVLSTPELRQLWEEELAGMRVRIREMRNLMVEKLKEKAPGHDFEFVREQVGMFSYSGLTKEQVGKLREQSIYAVDTGRICVAALNSTNLDRVVDAVAKVL, encoded by the coding sequence ATGACTTCCACAGCCTCCGCCAGCCTCTTCGGCGCCATCGACATGGCGCCACGCGACCCGATCCTGGGCATTACCGAAGCATTCAACGCCGACACCAACCCGGCCAAGATCAACCTGGGGGTGGGTGTCTACTATGACGACAATGGCAAGGTTCCTTTGCTGCAGTGCGTGCAAAAGGCGGAAGCGAAGCTGATGGAACAGCCGGCGCCGCGTACCTATCTGCCGATCGAAGGACTGGCGGCGTACGACAGGGCCGTGCAAGACCTGGTATTTGGGGCCGACAGCCTTGTTATTCAAGAGAAGCGTGCGATCACCGTGCAAGCTCTGGGCGGCACCGGCGCGCTCAAGCTGGGCGCCGATTTCCTCAAGCGCTTCGCGCCCGACTCAAGCGTCTACATCAGCGACCCGAGCTGGGAAAACCACCGCGCGCTGTTCGAGAGCGCCGGCTTCGCCGTCAACAACTACACCTATTACGACCCGGCCACCCACGGCGTGAATTTCGACGGCATGCTGGCTTCCTTGACGTCCATGCCGCGCGGCTCGATCGTGGTGCTGCACGCCTGCTGCCACAACCCGACCGGCGCCGACCTGAGCCAGGAACAGTGGGGCCAGGTGATCGCGGCCGTGGTCGACAATGGCCTGGTGCCTTTCCTCGACATGGCCTACCAGGGCTTCGGCGCCGGCATCGCGGAAGACGGCGCCGTGGTGCGCCGCTTCGCCGAGACCGGCATTCCGCTCCTGGTGTCGAACTCGTTCTCGAAATCCTTCTCGCTGTACGGCGAGCGCGCCGGCGCGCTGTCGATCGTGGCCACCAGCGCCGAGGAAGCCGCACGCGTGCTGTCGCAACTGAAGCGTGTGATCCGCACCAACTATTCGAACCCGCCGACGCATACGGCCAAGGTGGTGGCGATGGTGCTGTCGACCCCGGAACTGCGCCAGTTGTGGGAAGAGGAGCTGGCCGGCATGCGCGTGCGCATCCGCGAAATGCGCAACCTCATGGTCGAGAAGCTCAAGGAAAAAGCCCCTGGCCACGACTTCGAGTTCGTGCGCGAGCAGGTCGGCATGTTCTCGTACTCGGGCCTGACCAAGGAACAGGTCGGCAAGCTGCGCGAGCAGTCGATCTATGCGGTCGACACCGGCCGCATCTGCGTCGCCGCCCTGAACTCGACCAATCTCGACCGCGTCGTTGACGCGGTGGCGAAAGTTCTTTAA
- the uvrB gene encoding excinuclease ABC subunit UvrB gives MADLSIANAPEPTVITYPGSPFKLHQPFPPAGDQPTAIAGLIEGINDGLMYQTLLGVTGSGKTYTMANVIAQAGRPAIVFAPNKTLAAQLYAEFREFFPQNAVEYFVSYYDYYQPEAYVPQRDLFIEKDSSINEHIEQMRLSCTKSLMERRDVVIVATVSAIYGIGNPNEYHKMILTLRHKDKVAQRDIIARLIQMQYTRNEMDFSRGSFRVRGDTIDIFPAEHAELAIRVEMFDDEIESLQLFDPLTGRVRQKIPRFTVYPGSHYVTPRSTVLRAVESIKAELRDRLEYFRNENKLIEEQRLEQRTRFDLEMLAEIGFTKGIENYSRHLSGSMPGEPPPTLIDYLPKDALMFMDESHVMIGQLNAMYNGDRSRKVNLVDYGFRLPSALDNRPLKFQEFEGKMRQTVFVSATPAEYEKGKADNVVEQVVRPTGLVDPKVIVKPARSQVEDLMSEITDRIAKDERVLVTTLTKRMAEQLTEYLSDHGIKVRYLHSDIETVERVEILRDLRLGTFDVVVGINLLREGLDLPEVSLVAVLDADKEGFLRSERSLIQTIGRAARNLNGVAILYADQMTDSMKKAIDETERRRAKQIAFNEANGIVPKGVNKKIKDMIDGVYSNAAQKAVGEGVADDAATAKVEAMSEKQISKEIKRLEKLMVDHAKNLEFEKAAQVRDQLHVLKQQAFGAPGADNVVSMLGK, from the coding sequence ATGGCAGATTTATCCATCGCAAATGCCCCCGAACCGACCGTCATCACCTATCCCGGATCGCCGTTCAAGCTGCACCAGCCCTTCCCGCCGGCCGGCGACCAGCCGACCGCGATCGCGGGCCTGATCGAAGGCATCAATGACGGCCTGATGTACCAGACCCTGCTCGGGGTGACCGGTTCCGGCAAAACCTACACGATGGCGAACGTGATCGCGCAGGCGGGCCGTCCGGCCATCGTCTTCGCACCCAATAAAACGCTGGCGGCCCAGCTGTATGCGGAGTTCCGCGAATTCTTCCCGCAGAACGCGGTCGAGTATTTCGTGTCCTACTACGACTACTACCAGCCGGAAGCCTATGTGCCGCAGCGCGACCTGTTCATCGAAAAGGACTCGTCGATCAACGAGCACATCGAGCAGATGCGCCTGTCCTGCACCAAGTCGCTGATGGAGCGGCGCGACGTCGTCATCGTCGCCACCGTGTCGGCGATCTACGGTATCGGTAACCCGAACGAGTACCACAAGATGATCCTGACGCTGCGCCACAAGGATAAAGTGGCGCAGCGCGACATCATCGCGCGCCTGATCCAGATGCAGTACACGCGCAACGAGATGGACTTCTCGCGCGGCTCCTTCCGCGTGCGCGGCGACACCATCGACATCTTCCCGGCGGAGCACGCGGAACTGGCGATCCGCGTCGAGATGTTCGACGACGAGATCGAGTCCTTGCAACTGTTCGACCCGCTCACCGGCCGCGTGCGCCAGAAGATCCCGCGCTTCACCGTGTACCCGGGCTCGCACTACGTCACGCCCCGCTCCACCGTGCTGCGCGCGGTGGAATCGATCAAGGCCGAGCTGCGCGACCGCCTCGAGTACTTCCGCAACGAGAACAAGCTGATCGAAGAACAACGCCTCGAGCAGCGCACCCGTTTCGACCTCGAGATGCTGGCCGAGATCGGCTTTACCAAGGGTATCGAGAACTACTCGCGCCACCTGTCCGGCTCGATGCCGGGCGAGCCGCCGCCGACCCTGATCGACTACCTGCCGAAGGACGCGCTGATGTTCATGGACGAGTCGCACGTGATGATCGGCCAGCTCAACGCGATGTACAACGGCGACCGTTCGCGCAAGGTCAACCTGGTCGACTACGGCTTCCGCCTGCCTTCGGCGCTGGACAACCGGCCGCTGAAGTTCCAGGAATTCGAAGGCAAGATGCGCCAGACGGTGTTCGTTTCGGCCACGCCGGCCGAGTACGAAAAGGGAAAGGCCGACAACGTGGTCGAGCAGGTGGTGCGCCCCACCGGCCTGGTCGACCCGAAAGTGATCGTCAAGCCGGCGCGCTCGCAGGTCGAAGACCTGATGAGCGAGATCACCGACCGCATCGCCAAGGACGAGCGCGTGCTGGTGACCACGCTGACCAAGCGCATGGCCGAGCAGCTCACCGAATACCTGAGCGACCACGGCATCAAGGTGCGCTACCTGCACAGCGACATCGAGACGGTGGAGCGCGTGGAGATCCTGCGCGACCTGCGCCTGGGCACCTTCGACGTGGTGGTCGGCATCAACCTGCTGCGCGAGGGCCTCGATTTGCCGGAGGTGTCGCTGGTGGCGGTGCTGGACGCCGACAAGGAAGGCTTCCTGCGTTCCGAGCGCAGCCTGATCCAGACCATCGGCCGCGCGGCGCGTAACCTGAACGGCGTGGCGATTCTGTACGCGGATCAGATGACCGATTCGATGAAGAAGGCGATCGACGAGACCGAACGCCGCCGCGCCAAGCAGATCGCCTTCAACGAGGCAAACGGCATCGTGCCGAAAGGCGTGAACAAGAAGATCAAGGACATGATCGACGGCGTCTACAGCAATGCCGCGCAGAAGGCCGTGGGTGAAGGTGTCGCCGACGACGCCGCCACGGCCAAGGTCGAGGCCATGAGCGAGAAGCAGATCAGCAAGGAGATCAAGCGCCTCGAAAAGCTCATGGTCGACCACGCCAAGAACCTCGAGTTCGAAAAGGCGGCGCAGGTGCGCGACCAGCTGCATGTGCTCAAGCAGCAGGCCTTCGGGGCGCCCGGTGCCGACAACGTGGTGTCGATGCTGGGCAAGTAA
- a CDS encoding RES family NAD+ phosphorylase yields MRTWRIAEEDVALDRSCEGARKSGGHWHEEGCAALYTAMTAELAALEKFVHLDGDEPGLVLVAVDLPDDPELGMIVSREELPEGWDDLDDGGSATRFGTAFLQKCHHLYLRVPSVSVGEGVNLVINPEHPAYADVKLSIAKLFSFDPRMFKRPA; encoded by the coding sequence ATGAGAACCTGGAGAATCGCGGAGGAAGACGTGGCCCTGGACCGCAGCTGCGAAGGCGCGCGCAAGAGTGGCGGCCACTGGCATGAGGAGGGCTGCGCCGCGCTCTACACCGCCATGACGGCGGAGCTGGCGGCACTGGAAAAATTCGTCCACCTTGATGGCGACGAACCCGGCCTGGTGCTGGTGGCGGTGGACTTGCCGGACGACCCGGAGCTGGGCATGATCGTATCGCGCGAGGAGCTGCCGGAAGGCTGGGACGATCTCGACGACGGCGGCAGCGCAACCCGGTTTGGCACTGCCTTCCTGCAGAAGTGCCACCACCTCTACCTGCGGGTGCCGTCGGTGAGCGTGGGGGAGGGCGTGAACCTGGTGATCAATCCGGAGCACCCGGCCTATGCGGACGTGAAGCTGTCGATCGCCAAGTTGTTCAGCTTCGATCCCCGGATGTTCAAGCGGCCGGCGTGA
- a CDS encoding hybrid sensor histidine kinase/response regulator yields MKPEHETPSEWLPFLSGGGQMGAMMRAHDWSHSPLGHPRAWPQALRTTVGLMLNSKFPMFVAWGPELGFLYNDSYAIILGEKHPAALGARFHDIWREIWDDIHPLIVRALKGESTYMDRLPLRMNRFGYDEDTWFRFSYSPVRDEDGTVAGMYCACVEMTGEVLAERYREQENQRLMTLFEQAPGIFAVLRGPDHVFEIANESYLQLIGRRELIGKPARKALPEVADQGFFELLDQVYQSGQPFVGHAVPVRVQREASAPLEERFVDFVYQPIRGPKGDVEGIFVEGSDVTMRKRVEDELRAANRQKDQFLAMLAHELRNPLAPITTAAQLLQRGNLDPQRARHASDIIVRQAEHMTDLVNDLLDVSRVTRGLAEIEKENLDVAAIVHGAVEQVRPLLDLKRHELRLELWQQPLHVSGDRTRLVQVVSNILNNAAKYTPAGGRIILRVSSEGGEAVIAVCDNGQGIEPQVLPYIFDLFTQAERTPDRSQGGLGIGLALVKSLVALHGGRVAAHSEGPNTGSEFVIRLPLLPGSEEHEAQPPREQAMDGAVRVLVVDDNADAAQMLATLLEAHGHLVSVECDGTGGLARALRERPEVMLLDIGLPDMDGHELARRLRASPDTANAMLVALTGYGQSEDRERARQAGFDRHLVKPADLSELLGILAEVRERVD; encoded by the coding sequence ATGAAACCCGAACACGAGACTCCTTCCGAATGGCTGCCCTTCCTCAGCGGGGGAGGGCAGATGGGAGCCATGATGCGGGCGCATGACTGGTCGCATTCGCCGCTCGGCCACCCGCGCGCCTGGCCGCAGGCCCTGCGCACCACGGTCGGCCTGATGCTCAATTCGAAGTTCCCGATGTTCGTGGCCTGGGGCCCGGAACTGGGCTTCCTGTACAACGACTCCTACGCCATCATCCTCGGCGAAAAGCATCCGGCGGCGCTGGGCGCCCGTTTCCACGACATCTGGCGCGAGATCTGGGACGACATCCATCCGCTGATCGTGCGCGCACTCAAGGGCGAATCCACCTACATGGACCGGCTGCCGCTGCGCATGAACCGTTTCGGCTACGACGAGGACACCTGGTTCCGCTTCTCGTATTCGCCGGTGCGCGACGAGGACGGCACCGTGGCCGGCATGTATTGCGCCTGCGTCGAGATGACCGGCGAGGTGCTGGCGGAACGCTACCGCGAACAGGAAAACCAGCGCCTGATGACCCTGTTCGAACAGGCGCCCGGCATCTTCGCCGTGCTGCGCGGCCCGGACCACGTGTTCGAGATCGCCAACGAATCCTACCTGCAGCTGATCGGACGCCGCGAGCTGATCGGCAAGCCGGCGCGCAAGGCGCTGCCAGAGGTCGCGGACCAGGGCTTCTTCGAGCTGCTCGACCAGGTCTACCAGTCAGGCCAGCCTTTCGTCGGCCACGCGGTGCCGGTGCGCGTCCAGCGCGAGGCCAGCGCGCCGCTGGAAGAGCGCTTCGTCGACTTCGTGTACCAGCCGATCCGCGGCCCGAAGGGCGACGTCGAGGGCATCTTCGTGGAAGGCAGCGACGTCACCATGCGCAAGCGCGTGGAAGACGAGCTGCGCGCCGCCAACCGCCAGAAGGACCAGTTCCTGGCGATGCTGGCGCACGAGCTGCGCAACCCGCTGGCGCCGATCACGACGGCTGCCCAGCTCTTGCAACGCGGCAACCTCGACCCGCAGCGCGCGCGCCACGCCAGCGACATCATCGTGCGCCAGGCCGAGCACATGACCGACCTGGTGAACGACCTGCTGGACGTCTCGCGGGTGACGCGCGGCCTGGCCGAGATCGAGAAGGAAAACCTGGACGTGGCGGCGATCGTCCACGGCGCCGTCGAACAGGTGCGCCCGCTGCTGGACCTGAAGCGCCACGAGCTGCGCCTGGAGCTGTGGCAGCAGCCGCTGCACGTGTCAGGCGACCGCACGCGCCTGGTGCAGGTGGTCTCGAACATCCTCAACAACGCCGCCAAGTACACGCCCGCAGGCGGCAGGATCATCCTGCGCGTGAGCAGCGAAGGCGGCGAGGCCGTGATCGCGGTGTGCGACAACGGCCAGGGCATCGAGCCGCAGGTGCTGCCCTACATCTTCGACCTGTTCACGCAGGCCGAGCGCACGCCGGACCGCTCGCAGGGCGGCCTGGGCATCGGCCTGGCGCTGGTGAAAAGCCTGGTGGCGCTGCATGGCGGGCGGGTGGCCGCCCATAGCGAGGGCCCGAACACGGGCAGCGAATTCGTGATCCGCCTGCCGCTGCTGCCGGGTAGCGAGGAACACGAGGCGCAGCCGCCGCGCGAGCAGGCCATGGATGGCGCGGTGCGGGTGCTGGTGGTGGACGACAATGCCGACGCCGCGCAGATGCTGGCCACGCTGCTCGAGGCGCACGGCCACCTGGTGAGCGTCGAGTGCGACGGCACCGGCGGCCTGGCGCGCGCCCTGCGCGAACGGCCCGAGGTCATGCTGCTCGATATCGGCCTGCCCGACATGGATGGTCACGAACTGGCGCGCCGCCTGCGTGCCTCGCCCGATACGGCCAATGCGATGCTGGTCGCGCTGACCGGCTATGGCCAGAGCGAAGACCGCGAACGCGCGCGCCAGGCCGGCTTCGACCGCCACCTGGTCAAGCCGGCGGACCTGTCGGAACTGCTGGGCATCCTGGCCGAGGTGCGCGAGCGGGTCGACTAA
- a CDS encoding MarC family protein, producing the protein MTQSFFQTFILLILVTDPFGNVPLFAAALKDVPVQRRPRIVVRECAIAFLLLLVFMFFGQHFLAALHLSPVALRIGGAVILLIIAIRMIFPHPDGVLGRSEGGEPFIVPLAIPALAGPSALATVLLFVSDSFSETMVHVAALAAVGVVWLAVFLSAEKLQQRLGPQVMTAFERLMGLILTAMSVEMLLGGIREFVQTL; encoded by the coding sequence ATGACCCAAAGTTTTTTTCAAACCTTCATCCTGCTGATCCTCGTTACTGACCCCTTCGGCAACGTTCCCCTGTTCGCCGCGGCCCTCAAGGACGTCCCGGTCCAGCGCCGTCCCCGCATCGTGGTGCGCGAATGCGCGATCGCCTTTCTGCTCCTGCTGGTCTTCATGTTCTTCGGCCAGCATTTCCTGGCGGCCCTGCACCTGTCGCCGGTGGCGCTGCGCATTGGCGGCGCCGTCATCCTGCTCATCATCGCGATCCGCATGATCTTCCCGCATCCGGATGGCGTGTTGGGGCGCAGCGAAGGGGGCGAGCCCTTCATCGTGCCGCTGGCCATTCCCGCGCTGGCCGGGCCGTCGGCGCTGGCGACCGTGCTGCTGTTCGTTTCCGACAGCTTTTCCGAGACCATGGTGCATGTGGCGGCGCTGGCCGCGGTCGGCGTGGTCTGGCTGGCGGTCTTCCTCAGCGCGGAAAAATTGCAGCAGCGCCTGGGCCCGCAGGTCATGACCGCCTTCGAGCGCCTGATGGGCCTGATCCTGACGGCCATGTCGGTGGAAATGCTGCTGGGCGGCATCCGCGAATTCGTCCAGACCCTATGA
- a CDS encoding Lrp/AsnC family transcriptional regulator has translation MEADSRPKKDVLDDIDRKILRILRVEGHITNQKLAERVHLSPTPCWNRVRALEEQGYIEGYAAILSQRALGLPDTVIIEVTLERHDDDMLIRFGEELARLPEVMEASLLTGDYDYLIKVAVAGTEGYERFLRQRLYKIPGIRHSRSTFVLRTLKRTHSVEP, from the coding sequence ATGGAAGCCGACAGCAGGCCAAAAAAGGACGTACTCGACGACATCGACCGGAAGATCCTGCGCATCCTGCGCGTCGAAGGCCACATCACCAACCAGAAGCTGGCCGAGCGCGTGCACCTGTCGCCCACGCCCTGCTGGAACCGGGTGCGCGCGCTGGAAGAGCAGGGCTACATCGAGGGCTATGCGGCGATCCTGTCCCAGCGTGCGCTGGGCCTGCCGGACACCGTCATCATCGAAGTCACGCTCGAGCGCCACGACGACGACATGCTGATCCGCTTCGGCGAAGAACTGGCCAGGCTGCCCGAGGTGATGGAGGCCAGCCTCCTGACCGGCGACTACGACTACCTGATCAAGGTGGCCGTGGCCGGTACCGAGGGTTACGAGCGCTTCCTGCGCCAGCGCCTGTACAAGATTCCGGGCATCCGCCACAGCCGCTCGACCTTCGTGCTGCGCACCCTCAAACGTACCCATTCGGTGGAGCCTTGA
- a CDS encoding phosphoribosyltransferase — translation MNTPASTDKDLWVSWDQYNRLVERLALQVYESNWKFDMVLCLARGGVRPGDVISRIFDVPLAILSTSSYREEAGTKQGNLDIAKYMTMTKGPLAGRILLVDDLADSGVTLQKVREHLQTNYPDVSEVRSAVIWVKGTSAFKPDYHLEDLPHNPWIHQPFEDYDGLRPHQLSAWMKKFEE, via the coding sequence ATGAACACCCCTGCATCGACCGACAAGGACCTCTGGGTTTCGTGGGACCAGTACAACCGCCTGGTCGAGCGCCTCGCGCTGCAAGTGTATGAATCGAACTGGAAGTTCGACATGGTGCTGTGCCTGGCGCGCGGCGGCGTGCGTCCGGGCGACGTGATCTCGCGCATCTTCGACGTGCCGCTGGCGATCCTGTCGACCAGCTCCTACCGCGAAGAAGCCGGCACCAAGCAGGGCAACCTGGACATCGCCAAGTACATGACGATGACCAAGGGCCCGCTGGCCGGCCGCATCCTGCTGGTCGACGACCTGGCCGATTCGGGCGTGACCCTGCAGAAGGTGCGCGAGCACCTGCAGACCAACTACCCGGACGTCTCGGAAGTGCGTTCGGCCGTCATCTGGGTGAAAGGCACCTCGGCCTTCAAGCCGGACTACCACCTGGAAGACCTGCCGCACAATCCGTGGATCCACCAGCCGTTCGAAGACTATGACGGCCTGCGTCCGCACCAGCTGTCGGCGTGGATGAAGAAGTTCGAGGAGTAA
- a CDS encoding adenylosuccinate synthase, with product MSNTNVAKNVVVIGTQWGDEGKGKIVDWLTDHAAGVVRFQGGHNAGHTLVIKGQKTALQLIPSGIMREGVACYIGNGVVVSVPDVMREIDKLEAAGVEVASRLKISEACPVILPYHVAIDKAREAKRGENKIGTTGKGIGPAYEDKVARRAIRIADMLNEERFAEKLKENLEYHNFVLVNYLGGEAIDFQKTYDDAMALVPRLRPMVGDVSSALYAAHKAGGSLLFEGAQGSLLDVDHGTYPFVTSSNCVAGNAAAGAGVGPGMLHYIMGITKAYTTRVGSGPFPAELPTDLGVGEHLSRVGHEFGTVTGRARRCGWFDAALLRRSVQINGVSGMCLTKLDVLDGIESLKLCTGYKIDGREVDIFPVGAEEAALCEPVYEEMPGWTESTVGAKSMDELPANARAYIKRIEELVGVPIDMVSTGPDREETIVLRHPFAA from the coding sequence ATGTCAAATACTAACGTGGCAAAGAACGTCGTTGTCATCGGCACCCAGTGGGGCGATGAAGGCAAGGGTAAGATCGTCGACTGGCTGACCGACCATGCGGCCGGCGTCGTCCGTTTCCAGGGCGGCCATAACGCGGGTCACACCCTCGTGATCAAGGGCCAGAAGACCGCGCTGCAGCTGATCCCGTCGGGCATCATGCGCGAAGGCGTGGCCTGCTACATCGGCAACGGCGTGGTGGTTTCGGTACCCGACGTGATGCGCGAGATCGACAAGCTGGAGGCCGCCGGCGTCGAAGTGGCTTCGCGCCTGAAGATCTCGGAAGCCTGCCCGGTCATCCTGCCTTACCACGTCGCCATCGACAAGGCGCGCGAAGCCAAGCGCGGCGAGAACAAGATCGGCACCACCGGCAAGGGCATCGGCCCGGCCTACGAAGACAAGGTCGCCCGCCGTGCGATCCGCATCGCCGACATGCTCAACGAAGAGCGCTTCGCCGAGAAGCTGAAAGAGAACCTGGAATACCACAACTTCGTGCTGGTGAACTACCTGGGCGGCGAAGCGATCGACTTCCAGAAGACCTACGACGATGCGATGGCCCTGGTGCCGCGCCTGCGCCCGATGGTGGGCGACGTCTCGTCCGCGCTGTACGCCGCCCACAAGGCCGGCGGCAGCCTCCTGTTCGAAGGCGCGCAAGGCTCGCTGCTCGACGTCGACCACGGCACCTACCCGTTCGTCACCTCGTCGAACTGCGTGGCCGGCAATGCCGCCGCCGGCGCCGGCGTCGGCCCGGGCATGCTGCACTACATCATGGGTATCACCAAGGCGTATACGACCCGCGTGGGTTCGGGCCCGTTCCCGGCCGAACTGCCGACCGACCTTGGGGTGGGTGAGCACCTGTCGCGCGTGGGCCACGAGTTCGGCACTGTGACCGGCCGTGCCCGCCGCTGCGGCTGGTTCGACGCCGCGCTGCTGCGCCGCTCGGTGCAGATCAATGGCGTGTCGGGCATGTGCCTGACCAAGCTGGACGTGCTGGACGGTATCGAGTCGCTCAAGCTGTGCACCGGCTACAAGATCGACGGCCGCGAGGTCGATATCTTCCCGGTCGGCGCCGAGGAAGCCGCGCTGTGCGAGCCGGTCTACGAAGAGATGCCGGGCTGGACCGAGTCCACCGTCGGCGCCAAGTCGATGGACGAGCTGCCGGCCAACGCCCGCGCCTACATCAAGCGCATCGAAGAACTGGTGGGCGTGCCGATCGACATGGTGTCGACCGGCCCGGACCGCGAAGAAACCATCGTGCTGCGCCATCCGTTCGCAGCCTAA
- a CDS encoding ATP phosphoribosyltransferase regulatory subunit produces MPNWLLPENIADVLPSEARKIEDLRRKMLDAFRLYGYELVMPPLLEYVESLLAGAGQDSELRTFKVVDQLSGRLLGLRADMTTQVARIDAHLLNRDTVTRLCYAGSVLHTRPSGLHATREPIQIGCEIYGHAGLEADAEIQELALGTLALAGFDSVRLDLCHVGILRALLAEDAAAQRDEARLTAMLRAKDAPALHEITRDYPPATRKALLALPHLYGDVEVLARAREELPALPGVTRALAELAALAAGALGRAEVAIDLADLRGYQYESGAMFALYVPGLPNAVARGGRYDHVGEAFGRARPATGFSLDLRELARLLPTAERKHSIRAPWGNAPELREKIADLRKAGEVVIQSMPGHDNVQDEFECDRVLVLENGNWILKNLG; encoded by the coding sequence ATGCCGAACTGGCTACTGCCTGAAAATATCGCCGATGTCTTGCCGTCCGAAGCGCGCAAGATCGAGGATCTGCGCCGCAAGATGCTCGATGCCTTCCGCCTGTACGGCTACGAACTGGTGATGCCGCCGCTGCTCGAGTACGTCGAGTCGCTGCTGGCCGGAGCAGGGCAGGACTCCGAACTGCGCACCTTCAAGGTGGTCGACCAGCTGTCCGGCCGCCTGCTCGGCCTGCGCGCCGACATGACCACCCAGGTCGCGCGCATCGACGCCCACCTGCTCAACCGCGATACCGTCACCCGCCTGTGCTACGCCGGCAGCGTGCTGCACACCCGCCCGTCGGGCCTGCACGCCACCCGCGAGCCGATCCAGATCGGTTGCGAGATCTACGGCCACGCCGGCCTGGAAGCCGACGCCGAGATCCAGGAGCTGGCGCTCGGCACGCTGGCGCTGGCCGGCTTCGACAGCGTCCGCCTCGACCTGTGCCACGTCGGCATCCTGCGCGCCCTGCTGGCCGAGGATGCGGCCGCGCAGCGCGACGAAGCGCGCCTGACCGCCATGCTGCGCGCCAAGGATGCGCCGGCCCTGCACGAGATCACCCGGGATTACCCGCCCGCCACCCGCAAGGCCCTGCTGGCGCTGCCGCACCTGTACGGCGACGTCGAGGTGCTGGCGCGCGCCAGGGAGGAGCTGCCGGCGCTGCCGGGCGTCACCCGCGCGCTGGCCGAACTGGCCGCGCTTGCGGCCGGCGCCCTTGGCCGCGCCGAGGTGGCGATCGACCTGGCCGACCTGCGCGGCTACCAGTACGAAAGCGGCGCCATGTTCGCGCTCTACGTGCCGGGCCTGCCGAACGCGGTCGCCAGGGGAGGGCGCTACGACCATGTGGGCGAGGCCTTCGGACGCGCGCGTCCGGCGACCGGCTTCTCGCTCGACCTGCGCGAACTGGCGCGGCTGCTGCCGACTGCCGAGCGCAAGCACTCGATCCGCGCGCCCTGGGGCAATGCGCCGGAGCTGAGGGAAAAAATCGCTGACCTGCGCAAGGCAGGCGAAGTCGTGATCCAGTCCATGCCCGGTCACGACAATGTTCAGGACGAGTTCGAGTGCGACCGCGTGCTCGTCCTCGAAAACGGAAATTGGATTCTCAAAAACTTAGGTTAA
- the hflC gene encoding protease modulator HflC: MNRLVTLFVAGFIALMLLSSTVFVVDQRRFAIVFALGQVRDVITEPGLHFKLPPPFQNVIYLDKRILTLDTPDADRFITAEKKNILVDAFMKWRITDPRLYYVSFGGDEARARDRLSQIIKAALNDEITKRTVREVISGERGAVMNAVKEKVVAEAKEIGVGVVDVRLKRVDYIEQINNSVYERMKAERVRVANELRSTGAAESEQIRADADRQRTVIIAEAFREAEKIKGDGDAKATAIYAEAFGKNPEFARFYRSLEAYRATFKNRGDVMVVDPNSEFFKYFKQPGGK, from the coding sequence ATGAACCGCCTCGTAACTTTATTTGTGGCGGGCTTCATTGCCCTGATGCTGCTCTCGTCCACCGTGTTCGTGGTCGACCAGCGCCGCTTCGCCATCGTGTTCGCCCTGGGCCAGGTGCGCGACGTGATCACCGAGCCGGGCCTGCACTTCAAGCTGCCGCCGCCGTTCCAGAACGTGATCTACCTGGACAAGCGCATCCTGACCCTCGACACGCCCGACGCCGACCGCTTCATCACGGCCGAGAAGAAGAACATCCTGGTGGATGCCTTCATGAAATGGCGGATCACCGACCCGCGCCTGTACTACGTCAGCTTCGGCGGCGACGAGGCCCGTGCCCGCGATCGCCTGTCGCAGATCATCAAGGCCGCCCTGAACGACGAGATCACCAAGCGCACCGTGCGCGAAGTGATTTCCGGCGAGCGCGGCGCCGTGATGAACGCGGTGAAGGAAAAGGTCGTGGCCGAAGCCAAGGAGATCGGCGTGGGCGTGGTGGACGTGCGCCTCAAGCGCGTCGACTACATCGAGCAGATCAACAACTCGGTGTACGAACGCATGAAGGCCGAGCGCGTGCGCGTGGCCAACGAGCTGCGCTCGACCGGCGCCGCCGAATCCGAACAGATCCGCGCCGACGCCGACCGCCAGCGCACCGTGATCATCGCCGAAGCCTTCCGCGAGGCCGAGAAGATCAAGGGTGACGGCGACGCCAAGGCCACCGCGATCTATGCCGAGGCCTTCGGCAAGAATCCGGAATTCGCCAGGTTCTACCGTTCGCTGGAAGCCTACCGGGCGACCTTCAAGAACCGTGGGGACGTGATGGTGGTGGATCCGAATTCGGAGTTCTTCAAGTACTTCAAGCAGCCGGGCGGCAAGTAA